In one window of Agromyces badenianii DNA:
- a CDS encoding DUF3566 domain-containing protein, translating to MSSVAEKLARKSNRKTPAKQVRLRLVYIDFWSAVKLSFLVAVCLAVVSIVATFLIYTVLNSTGIFEKLNELVQDVAGAGGDLTSILSLGNVMGFAVVAALLNLVVTTALGAILAVLYNLSVKITGGILVGFTNN from the coding sequence ATGAGTAGCGTCGCCGAGAAGCTGGCCCGCAAGTCCAATCGCAAGACCCCTGCCAAGCAGGTGCGGCTGCGACTCGTCTACATCGACTTCTGGTCGGCGGTGAAGCTGTCGTTCCTCGTCGCCGTGTGCCTCGCGGTCGTCAGCATCGTCGCCACGTTCCTCATCTACACGGTGCTGAACTCGACCGGAATCTTCGAAAAGCTCAACGAGCTGGTGCAAGACGTGGCCGGTGCGGGCGGCGACCTCACGTCGATCCTCTCGCTCGGCAACGTCATGGGCTTCGCCGTCGTCGCGGCACTGCTGAACCTCGTCGTCACGACGGCTCTCGGTGCGATCCTCGCGGTGCTCTACAACCTGAGCGTCAAGATCACGGGCGGCATCCTCGTCGGCTTCACCAACAACTGA
- a CDS encoding NUDIX hydrolase: MDIRIAAYGVIIADGRILLSHWNEHGRSGWTLPGGGIEGSEHPVEAARREIREETGYEASVDRLLGIDTIVVPLSKRHSGSSPLYAMRVVYRASVLGGELRNEIGGSSDEARWFPLRDVPRLKRVSLLDVALRLNEAEPPDGVPPAASA, translated from the coding sequence ATGGACATCCGCATCGCTGCCTACGGGGTCATCATCGCCGACGGCCGGATCCTGCTCTCGCACTGGAACGAGCACGGCCGGTCGGGATGGACGCTGCCCGGCGGAGGAATCGAGGGATCCGAGCACCCGGTCGAGGCCGCGCGGCGCGAGATTCGCGAGGAGACGGGGTACGAGGCATCCGTCGACCGACTGCTCGGCATCGACACGATAGTGGTGCCGCTCTCGAAGCGCCACTCGGGCTCGTCGCCGCTGTACGCGATGCGCGTCGTCTACCGGGCGAGCGTGCTGGGCGGTGAACTCCGCAACGAGATCGGCGGCTCGAGCGATGAGGCTCGCTGGTTCCCGCTCCGCGACGTGCCGCGACTGAAGAGAGTGAGCCTGCTCGACGTCGCGCTCAGGTTGAACGAGGCCGAGCCGCCCGACGGCGTGCCGCCGGCCGCCTCGGCCTAG